A window of Enoplosus armatus isolate fEnoArm2 chromosome 3, fEnoArm2.hap1, whole genome shotgun sequence contains these coding sequences:
- the pth4 gene encoding parathyroid hormone 4, whose product MQMFHRPVQWLAVMLLVIFTTGQCQQNESRRAVTEHQLMHDRGRNIQSLKRLIWLSSAIEGLHTAQTRSAAFNPTKALNLALNPALVPAAESPQPARVQSLLRDFFNPYLTQLSDREP is encoded by the exons ATGCAGATGTTCCACAGACCTGTGCAGTGGCTCGCCGTCATGCTTCTTGTCATCTTTACAACTGGCCAGTGTCAACAGAACGAGAG TCGCCGAGCTGTGACTGAACACCAGCTGATGCACGACCGCGGCCGAAACATCCAGAGTCTCAAGAGACTCATCTGGCTGTCCAGCGCCATCGAGGGTCTCCACACTGCCCAGACTCGCTCTGCTGCTTTCAACCCCACAAAGGCCCTGAACCTGGCTCTGAATCCAGCACTGGTCCCTGCTGCTGAGAGCCCCCAGCCCGCCCGGGTGCAGAGCCTCCTGAGAGACTTCTTTAATCCCTACCTGACTCAACTGTCCGACAGAGAGCCCTAA